In Scomber japonicus isolate fScoJap1 chromosome 7, fScoJap1.pri, whole genome shotgun sequence, one genomic interval encodes:
- the LOC128362323 gene encoding interferon-induced protein with tetratricopeptide repeats 5-like — MHSYARKALENQLEVLDGLINSENPTPICEGSVEGRLPGKKSKTLASEGDTQQNVSNSALMNVMERIEKLQEESLRRLQSLESTVQDNTQAIRSATDSLEQLGKQVDDVTLHVDSLQSQVETLEKENAVLRESASLPKKMEPQNIAQQLHFSVDIVHRLGPRSADRHSSRRIIVQFLSRTHRDKIWKDARTSKLLKERKIQIFEDLTPETKDARNKLWPMVEQARKEGKRAGFRGACALIDVFSRASGLQLNLNKCELLPIKDCSSTSICNIPVKDSVTYLGIIINKNADSSAAQSQTTLEAKLGALQCHFTWDLDPSRSKLFCLRDMLKDIGTEEGNSWQGHIYNLQGYIHYQLGFTEDAQCFFSRAAEALHHMRNTGSDEGPWLVVNYGNLAWLHHQLGEQAESQTYLSKVDTLLKEYPSPSEDELHPEIYAEKAWTLMKFGRDKTLLAADYFERAIRMQPDIVEWQTSHVMALVKGCGHPDEPLEENILEKIKIAKEHDPDNLYLAALYLQERAKKGRKIEDEVRELAEKVLRKPPSSYSGIRPLLKLYRTYISKDEAIDLAEEALERQINPDKRHLKWCAAICYKRRIYSDKDNPLEPKKIDRAISLHKEVISLYPDSSVKVKIALANIYAKLNHGQDDADQIYQDLLETDLEPADRQILYNCYAKYLYFDRKESYKAIKYHMMAAEIPNQSGYRESSIRELKKIKGRRHYMCGEIDEFLAKLQD; from the exons ATGCATTCATACGCTCGTAAAGCATTAGAAAATCAACTTGAAGTTTTGGATGGATTAATCAACTCTGAGAACCCGACACCAATATGTGAGGGAAGTGTTGAAGGCCGACTGCCGGGCAAAAAATCAAAGACGCTGGCCAGCGAAGGAGacacacaacaaaatgtgtcaaattctGCTTTAATGAATGTAATGGAAAGAATAGAAAAACTGCAGGAGGAATCCCTCAGAAGACTACAATCGCTAGAATCTACGGTTCAAGATAACACACAAGCAATCAGAAGTGCTACCGACTCACTGGAACAGCTGGGGAAACAGGTGGACGATGTAACACTGCATGTGGACTCCTTGCAGAGTCAAGTTGAAACACTGGAGAAGGAAAATGCTGTGCTTCGAGAATCTGCAAGCTTACCAAAGAAGATGGAACCTCAGA ACATCGCACAACAGCTGCACTTTTCTGTGGATATTGTCCACAGGCTTGGTCCCCGCTCAGCCGACCGTCACTCCAGCCGCCGCATCATTGTGCAGTTTCTATCTCGCACACACCGGGATAAGATCTGGAAAGATGCGCGAACCTCTAAGCTACTCAAGGAAAGGAAGATCCAAATCTTCGAGGACCTGACTCCAGAAACGAAAGATGCAAGAAACAAGCTGTGGCCGATGGTGGAGCAAGCCAGAAAAGAGGGAAAGCGAGCCGGCTTCAGAGGTGCATGTGCCCTCATTGATG ttttttccagAGCATCTGGACTTCAGCTCAATCTGAACAAATGCGAACTGCTTCCAATCAAAGACTGCAGCAGCACATCCATCTGCAATATACCGGTAAAAGATTCTGTCACTTATCTGGGAATCATCATCAACAAAAACGCAGACAGCAG TGCTGCTCAAAGTCAGACAACACTGGAGGCCAAACTTGGGGCCCTGCAGTGTCACTTCACCTGGGATCTGGACCCCAGCAGGTCCAAACTGTTCTGTCTCAGGGACATGCTGAAGGACATCGGCACTGAGGAGGGAAACAGCTGGCAGGGTCACATTTACAACCTGCAGGGGTACATTCACTACCAGCTGGGCTTCACTGAAGATGCCCAGTGTTTCTTCAGCAGGGCTGCAGAGGCCTTGCACCACATGAGAAACACCGGCTCAGATGAAGGTCCCTGGTTGGTGGTGAACTACGGGAACCTGGCTTGGTTGCACCACCAGCTGGGAGAACAAGCAGAGAGTCAGACTTACCTGTCAAAGGTCGACACCCTGCTGAAAGAATACCCATCTCCATCAGAGGATGAGCTCCATCCAGAGATCTACGCTGAAAAAGCCTGGACCCTGATGAAGTTTGGCAGAGACAAAACGCTGCTGGCTGCAGATTACTTCGAGAGAGCCATCAGGATGCAGCCGGACATAGTGGAGTGGCAGACCAGTCATGTCATGGCTTTGGTGAAAGGTTGTGGGCACCCTGACGAACCACTGGAGGAAAACATcctggagaaaataaaaattgcCAAAGAGCACGATCCAGACAACTTGTACCTTGCTGCTCTGTACCTTCAGGAACGTgcaaagaagggaagaaaaattGAAGATGAAGTACGTGAGTTGGCCGAAAAGGTTTTGAGAAAGCCACCAAGTAGCTACAGTGGTATAAGACCATTACTAAAACTGTACAGAACGTATATATCTAAAGATGAGGCTATTGATTTGGCAGAGGAGGCTCTGGAAAGACAGATAAATCCAGATAAACGTCATCTCAAGTGGTGTGCTGCAATCTGCTACAAAAGGAGGATTTATTCAGACAAAGACAATCCCCTGGAGCCAAAAAAGATAGACAGAGCAATCAGTCTCCATAAAGAAGTGATCTCTCTTTATCCTGATTCTTCAGTTAAAGTAAAAATAGCTCTCGCAAACATATATGCAAAGTTGAATCATGGCCAGGATGATGCTGACCAGATTTACCAGGATCTGCTAGAAACTGATCTGgaacctgcagacagacagatactgTATAACTGCTACGCCAAGTATTTGTACTTTGATCGAAAGGAAAGCTACAAGGCaataaaatatcacatgatGGCAGCAGAGATACCAAATCAATCTGGCTATCGTGAGAGCAGCATCagagagctgaagaagattaaAGGAAGAAGACACTACATGTGTGGAGAAATTGATGAGTTTCTTGCTAAGCTTCAAGACTAA